A stretch of DNA from Phalacrocorax carbo chromosome 16, bPhaCar2.1, whole genome shotgun sequence:
TTTTGAGAGAGCATCAATAAACAAACCTTTCTTTATAATGTGTAAGGTTGGGAGGCATGGGGGGAGGTGAAGGTCCATATGCCTACCTGTCTGCAAGGCGTGGGTAAGAAACCGCTGCTATTCATAGCCCCCCTCCGAGGAGTctccccctcccagcctacAGCAGGTACCCAGGCTGAACGAAGGAGGCAGAGCAGTTCTGCTCTGCAAGGTGGCAGTGCCCTTCAGTCCCTCGAGTACGAGGCAGACGCCTGCCTCTCATCCCACGCCGTGTGTCTGGGATGATGGAAGGTTGTTAATTGTTCTGGAGCACCCCAAATACCTTTCTCAGTGACTGGTGTCACCTCCAGCTTGGGAGGGAATGTGCAGcttttccaaggagtttgaTCAGCTCCAGATAATTTGGTTTTGCATAAAATAACTCAACAGAAGGGTGGAGTACTGTCTCATCCCTTGTTTAGGCCATGTCAGGGGTGTTATCAGCTGGCCAGTGCCTTGCTGTCTGCAGAGCCTGCAGACCTgcatcttccctctcctctgcaaGGGAGGAACAGCAAACCGAGGGCTTTGTAAAGGAGAAGCCCCATGTTACTTATCTAGAACAACTGGAAAGAGACTCACCTTCTTCAGTTTCATGTTGTCCAGGTTGAGTGTCTGCAGGTAACGCCCAAAGGACTGGAAGGCATTGTCAGGGATGACCTCAATTGGGTTATGAGAAAGCTTCAGTTCCTCCAGCACTCTCAGCTTACTCATTGCGTTCACAGGATAGCTGCTCAGCTGGTTCTTGTCCAGATGGAGGACAGCGAGGTTTTCTACGTCCTCCAGAGCCCCGGGCAGGAGGTTGGTGAGGGAGTTGTCAGAGAGGAAGAGCCAGCGCAGGTCTTTAGCCCCATTGAAGACCCCTGGTTTCAGCTCCCGGATTTTATTGCTGCCTAAGTGCAGGATGAAGAGGTTGACaagaggggagaggagcccTTTGGGTAGGTCTGGGATCTTGTTCTGGTCCAGGTACAGGTAGGTGAGCTCAGACAGGTCATCGAAGGCTCCTGGCTTTATGACACTGATCTGGTTATCAGTGAGATAGAGGTAGACCAGGCTCTTGAGCCCCCGGAAGGCTCCGGTCGAGATCTCCTTGATCCGTGAGCCCTGGAGGTGCAGGGACACCAGCTTTTTCAGGTCACGGAAGCCATTAGTCGGCAGGACGGGGAAGTTGTTCTTCTGCAGGTTGAGAAGCCGCGTTTGCTCAGGCACTTTGGGGATCTTCTTTAACCCTGCATTGTCACAGATGACGTGCTGCAGGTCTCCGCCGTGGCAGTGGCAGCTCGGGGGACATGCCTGAACGATGGAGGCAAGACATGCCACTAGGCTGAGGACACCGAGGAAGAAGCCTGACCGATTCATGGTCAGATCTGGAATTAGTGTGGTGGGAagagaagcaggaggaggaggagggagatgggTGGGAGAGAGAGAGTAACTGGGTTTGCAGCATGCTGAACACAGCCCTATTTATAAtgttattaaaaagcaaaatccctTCCCACAAaccacaggcagcagccagtTGGAAGCAACTGGCTTTGGGAACTTACTGTGAGCTTAACCCCTTGGCACCAGGCAGAGGAGTGTCCGCAGTCCTGCCTGGCCCAGCTGCTGAAGCGACTGTGCAGAGGTAGTTTTCCTCTCTGCAACAGGGAGGCAAATGGTCAGGAAGAACAAACGCAGACCTGCTCTGCGGGGAACCTCTCTGGTCCCTGCTGAGCCAAGCGGGGCCCAGATTCATcactggggggaaaaaccaaCCTGTTTCGGTTGAACGGCATagcaggcagcgctgctgtgctttgcagccACCTTG
This window harbors:
- the CHAD gene encoding chondroadherin; protein product: MNRSGFFLGVLSLVACLASIVQACPPSCHCHGGDLQHVICDNAGLKKIPKVPEQTRLLNLQKNNFPVLPTNGFRDLKKLVSLHLQGSRIKEISTGAFRGLKSLVYLYLTDNQISVIKPGAFDDLSELTYLYLDQNKIPDLPKGLLSPLVNLFILHLGSNKIRELKPGVFNGAKDLRWLFLSDNSLTNLLPGALEDVENLAVLHLDKNQLSSYPVNAMSKLRVLEELKLSHNPIEVIPDNAFQSFGRYLQTLNLDNMKLKKFADNAFTSVTVLKTAHLDNNRLTQLPRNFPFDKMETLTLSRNAWHCNCQLAHLRKWLKGNRNRTEETCSTPAQYRGQSIRDTPALRTCKLPTKRSKKGSRH